Sequence from the Streptomyces mobaraensis NBRC 13819 = DSM 40847 genome:
GGTGCTGCCCGAGGGCACGCCGAAGACCGGCAAGAACGCGGTCAAGCCGCGGACGGCGTCGCTCTTCAAGTCGATGTCCCTCGACACGGTCACCCTGGAGGACGCGCTGAAGCTGATGTCGCTGCCGCGCGTGGTCGGCACCGACGCCGAGGGCGTGGAGATCACCGCGCAGAACGGCCGCTACGGCCCGTACCTGAAGAAGGGCACGGACTCGCGCTCCCTGGAGACCGAGGGCCAGATCTTCGACATCACGTTGGAGGAGGCCCTCGCGATCTACGCGCAGCCCAAGCAGCGCGGGCGGGCCGCGGCCAAGCCGCCGTTGAAGGAGCTGGGCACGGACCCGGTCAGCGAGCGCCCGGTGGTCGTCAAGGACGGCCGCTTCGGCCCGTACGTCACGGACGGCGAGACCAACGCCACGCTGCGCCGCGACGACGACGTGGAGACCATCACGCCGGAGCGCGGGTACGAGCTGCTCGCGGAGAAGCGGGCCAAGGGGCCGGCCAAGAAGACCGCGAAGAAGGCGGCCAAGAAGGCTCCGGCCAAGAAGACCGCCGCGAAGAAGACGACGACCGCCAAGAAGACGGCGGCGAAGAAGACGACGACCGCCAAGGCGGCCACCGCGAAGAAGACCACGGCCAAGAAGACGGCGGCCAAGACGGCCGCCGCGGCCAAGGCCGAGTAAGCGGGGCCGTCAGACGGCCATGGGCGGCGGGCCGGATTCCGGTTCCGCCGCCCGGTCGTTTTCCGGGGCCCGGCGCGCTTGTCCGGCCTCAGCGTTCGATCAGACGTTCGATCGGACGGTTGGTATTCAGGCGCTCCGGATAGGCTGGCAGGATGACGCGAGCCGAGCAGCCAACAGTGGTGACCTCTCCCTCAGGGGCACTGGCCGCGGACTCCCGCGAGCGTGCCGTCCGCGCCCTGCTGCGCATCCCCTCGTTGCGCCGACTGTGGAGCGCCCAGGCCGCGGGGGGCGTCGGCGACGCCCTCGGCCTGCTGGTCCTGCTCCTGCTGGCGCTCCAGGCGGCCGTCACCGCCGGATCGTTCGGCGGCGGGTACCGGGGCGCCGCCTTCGCCGTGGCCGCCGTCCTCGGCGCGCGGCTGCTCGCGACGCTGCTGCTGGGCACGGTCCTGCTCGGCCCCTTCAACGCGCTGCTGGCGCCCTCGGGGCCGCTCGACCGGCGCTGGACGATGATCGGCGCCGACGCCGTCCGGGCGCTGCTGCTGGCCGTCGCCCCGGTGTGGATCGACTTCACCGAGAGCAAGGCGCTGGCGTCCCTGCTGGTCACGGCCTTCCTCCTGGGCGTCGCCGAGCGGGTGTGGACCGTGGCCAAGGACGGCGTGGCGCCCACGCTGCTGCCGCGGCCGCCCCTTGAGGGCGCGGCCGTCCGGCCCGTCCCGGACCACGGCGACGCGCTGCGGCGGCTGACGCTGCGCACGTCGTTCGTCGCCCTGCCGGCCGCCGCGGCGGCCCTCGTCGCCGTCACCCTGGTGAGTAATCTGCTGGGCTCCGGCATCGACTGGTTCCACCAGCACCAGCCGGCGCTCGGCTCGTACCTCGCGGCGGCCCTGTTCAACGCCTCCGGCGTGATCGTCTACTTCCTGGCCCTGCCCGCCGCGCGGGAGGTGACGGCGCGCTCCCCGCTGGAGGGCCTGCGCCGGCCGAAGCGCGACCAGGCGCCCGACAAGGGCCGGACCGGCGGCATCCCCGTCTTCGTGCTGTCCTGCGCGGCCGTCGCCGGGGCGGTCGCCGCCGCGTTCGGCGTCGCCGTCCTCCAGGCGTACGACCTGGGCGGCGGCCCGGTGGCCTTCGGGCTGCTGGCCCTGGCCCTCACCGGCGGACCGGTGCTCGGCATCCGGAGCGCGGGCCGCGTCCTGCCCGGGTTCTCCCGCCGCAGGCTGCTGGCCCTCTCCCTGGCCGTCACGGGCGTCGCGCTGCTGGCCGCCGGGCTGGTGCCCGACGCCACGACCGTGCTGCTGCTGATCCTGGTCGCCGGCGTCTCCGCGGGCGTCGTGGCGAACACCGGGCACGCCCTCCTCGACCAGGAGGCCGAGGAGGAGCGCCGCCCGGGCGTCACGGAGCACCTGCACGCGGTCGTCCGGGTGACCGTGGCGCCGGCCGCGGTCGTCGCCCCCGTCCTCGCCGCACTCATCGGCCCGCACCGGGCCGAGAGCGGCAACTTCGTCTTCGACCACGGCGGCGCGGCCTTCACCCTGATGCTGATCGGCGCGCTGCTGCTGCCGGTGGGCGCGCTCGTCCTGGGCAAGACCGACGATCGGCACGGGGTGCCGTTCCACCGCGACCTGCTCGACGCCGTCCGCGACGGCGACCCGGTCGAGGCGACCGCCGCCGACGGCTTCTTCCTGGTGTTCGACGGCGGCGACGGCGCCGGCAAGTCCACCCAGGTGCAGGCCATCGCCGAGTGGATCCGCTCCAAGGGCCACGAGGTCGTCGTCACCCGCGAACCCGGCGCCACGGCCATCGGCAAGCGGCTGCGGGCCATCCTGCTGGACGTCGCGTCGGCCGGGCTCTCGGACCGCGCGGAGGCGCTGCTGTACGCCGCCGACCGCGCGGAGCACATCAACGCCGTCGTCCGGCCCGCCCTGGAGCGCGGCGCGGTCGTCATCTCCGACCGCTACATCGACTCGTCCGTCGCCTACCAGGGCGCCGGCCGCGACCTGTCCCCGACCGAGATCGCCCGGATCAACCGCTGGGCGACGGAGGGGCTCGTCCCGCACCTGACGGTGCTGCTGGACGTCTCGCCGGAGACCGCGCGGGAACGCTTCACCGAGGCGCCCGACCGGCTGGAGTCCGAGCCCGCCGAGTTCCACGAGCGGGTGCGGAAGGGCTTCCTCGCCCTGGCCGCCGCCGACCCGGCGCGCTACCTGGTCGTCGACGCCGGGCAGGAGCCCGAGGCCGTCACCACCGTGGTGCGCCACCGCCTCGACGAGGTCCTGCCGCTGTCCGCGCAGGAGATCGAGGCCCGTGAGGCGGCCCGCAGGGCCGCCGAGGCCGAGGCCCGCCGCAAGGCGGAGGAGGAGGCGGCGCGCAAGGCCGAGGAGGAGCGGCTGGAGCGCGAACGGCAGGAGCGGCTGGCCAAGCTGCGCGCGGAGGAAGAGGAGCGCAAGCGGCGGGAGGCCGAGGAGGCCCGGCGCCTGGAGGCCGAACGGCAGGCGGAGGAGGCGCGGCAGCGCGCCGAGGAGGCGCGCCGGCTCGCGGACGAGGAGCGCAGGCGCCGTGAGGCGGAGGACCGCGCCCGGGCCGCCGAGCAGGAGCGGCTGCGCAAGCAGGCCGAGGAGGAGGCGCGGCTGCGCGCCGAGGCCGAGGAGCGGCGGCGCGAGAAGCAGCGCAAGGCCGAGGAGGCGCTGCTGCGCGCGGAGGCGGCGCGGACGGCGGGCGACGGCGCTGCCGCGGACGGTGCCGCGGGGGATGGTGTGGCCGCCGCGGAGGGCGCGTCCGCGGACGGTGCGCCGGGGATCGGCGCCGGGGCGCGGGCCGCCGCCGGGGCCGACGAGGCGCCCACGGTCGAGCGGTCGGCGCTGCGGGAGAGCGGCGCCGAGGGCGCGGCCGGTGCGGGTGCGGCCGGGAAGGCCGCCGATCTGACGAAGCGGGCGACGGCGTCCGACGCCGGGTCCGCCGCTCCCCGGGCGGGGGCGCGGGCCGCCGACGCGGAGCGGACCGAGCAGCTCCGGGTCCCGCCGGTGCACCGTCCCGACCCGCGCGAGTCGCTGCTCATGCGGGACGCCGACGAGACGGTGACCGTCCAGTCGCCGCTGGTGCACCGCAAGGATCCGCACGAGGCGGACAGGGCGGCCGGCGGGGAGGCCGTTTCCGGCGAGGCCGGTGCGGAGGATGAGACGGCGGTGCTGCCGACCACCGGTCCGGCCGGGGCCGGGAAGGCGAAGGCGGTCGGCGGGAAGGGCGCCTCCGGTGAGGCTGCTGCGGAGGACGAGACCGCCGTGCTGCCGACCACCGGTCCGGCCGGGGCCGGGAAGGCGAAGGCGGTCGGCGGGAAGGGCGCCTCCGGTGAGGCTGCTGCGGAGGACGAGACCGCCGTGCTGCCGACCACCGGCTCGACCCGGTCCGGGAAGGCGTCCGTCGGCGCGGAGGACGAGACCGCGTACCTGCCGCCGGTGCGCTCGGACGGGCCGGCGTCGGCCGGTGCGCCGGAAGCGGCCGAGGACGAGACGACGGTGCTGCCTCCCGTGCCGACGCTTCCGCCGCCGGTGCAGCGGGTCACCTGGGGACTGCGCTCCGGGAAGAACGACGCGGACGGTGCCGAGACCGCGGGGCCGACGGACGCCGGGCGGGCCGAGGACCCGGTGGAGCGGGTTCCGGACTGGCTGTTCCGCCCGGAGGAGTCCGCCGGCACCGACCGGCCGGGCGGCGCCGAGGGGGAGCGCACTCCGGCGGACGACGCGGACGGCATGCGCACGCGTGAGATGCCGCGCCCCGGCGCGGAAGCGGACGCGGCGGGCGCGGCGGAGCGGGCACGCAAGGCCCGGCGGCGCCCGGAGTGGGCCGAGGGCGACCGGGAGGGCGACGACGCCGAGGCGCCGACGCTCGCGGACGACCTCTTCGGCCGGCGGGCCGGCGGCAGCGGCGACGGTCCGGACGGCGGCGCTTCCGGCGCCCCCGGCCGACGCGGAGGCCGCTGAGCGGCCGAGGGCGCCCGGAGCGGGCGCCCGCACTGCGGCGGGGCCCCCGCCCGGGCCCCGTTGTCAGTGGTCTGCCCCACAATGGGTGACCGGGGAGACCGCAGGACCAACGGGCGCGGAGGACAGTCATGGCGGTATGGGACGACCTGGTCGGACAGGACCGGGTCACGGAGCAGCTCTCCGCTGCCGCCCGTGACGCGGACGCGCTGGTCACGGCCGTGGAGGCGGACCGCACGGCGGGGCAGGGGGAGGCGCCCGCAGAGATGTCCGGCTCCCGGATGACGCACGCGTGGCTGTTCACCGGCCCGCCCGGCTCCGGCCGGGCCACCGCGGCCCGCGCCTTCGCGGCGGCCCTGCAGTGCGTGAGCCCGGACCGGGCGCTCCCCGGCGGCGCCCCCGGCTGCGGCTTCTGCGACGGCTGCCACACGACGCTCGTGGGCACGCACGCCGACGTCGAGATCGTCCGCACGGACCTGCTCTCGATCGGCGTCAAGGAGACCCGCGAGCTCGTCCGGCGCGCCCAGCTCTCACCGGCCGGCGGCCGGTGGCAGGTGATCGTGCTGGAGGACGCCGACCGCCTCACCGAAGGCGCCGGGAACGTGCTGCTCAAGGCCGTGGAGGAGCCCGCTCCGCGGACCGTGTGGCTGCTGTGCGCCCCCTCGCTGGAGGACGTCCTGCCGACGATCCGCTCCCGCTGCCGGTCCCTGACCCTGCGCACGCCGTCCACCGCCGCCGTCGCGGACGTCCTCGTCCGCCGGGACGGCATCGAGCCGGAGCTCGCCGCCCGGGTGGCCCGCGCCACCCAGGGCCACATCGGCCGCGCCCGCCGCCTGGCCACGGACGAACGCGCCCGGACGCGCCGCGCCGCGGTGCTCAGGCTGCCGCTCCGGGTCGACGACGTGGGCGGCTGCCTGAAGGCGGCCCAGGAGCTGATCGACGCGGCGGCCGAGGACGCCAAGCAGGTCGCCGAGGAGGTCGACGCCAAGGAGACCGAGGAGCTGCGCGCCGCGCTCGGTGCCGCGGCCGGCACCGGCGGCCGGCTCCCGCGCGGCACGGCCGGTGCCATGAAGGAGCTCCAGGACCGGCAGAAGCGCCGGTCCACCCGGACGCAGCGCGACAGCCTGGACCTGGCCCTGACCGAGCTCACCGGCTTCTACCGCGACGTCCTCGCCCTCCAGCTCGGCTCCCGCGTCGAACTGGCCAACGCCGACGACCGCGACACCCTCCAGCGGATCGCCTCCGCCTCCCGCCCCGAGCACACCCTGCGCCGCATAGAAGCCATCGGCGCCTGCCGCGAGGCCCTCGACCGCAATGTGGCGCCCCTGCTCGCCGTGGAGGCCATGACGATGGCCCTGCGGGCGGGCTGAGGGGCGGGCGGCCGGGGGCTCACCAGACCGGCGGGACGACCCCGGTGTGCAGGCCGACCGAGACGACGCAGTCGCCGAAGCGGCGGATCAGTTCGGCGTCCGCCCCGCCGTCCGCCCCGCCGTCCGGTTCCGCCGCGGTGCCGTCCGGCGCCCCCGGCCTGCTCCCCGTCGGCCCAGTCAGCCCGATCGGCCCCGGCAGCCCCGGCTTCTCCTGCGGCCTCGGCCCGCCCGGCGTCCGCGCCGACCGCTCGGACCGCGCCGACCGCTCGGGCCGCTCGTTCCGCTCCGTCCACTCGGCCCGTCCGGCTCTCCCGGCCCGCTCGCTCTTCGTCGGAGTGCGCGCGGCGAAGTCGCCGACCAGCCGCGCGATCGTGGTCCCCCGCTCCGCCGCCAGGACCGCCAAGCGGTCCCGGACCGTCTCCGCCACTTCGATCGACACGTGTCTCATGTCCCGGCAGCCGCTCCTTCCGGCTCGAGGTCTTCCGGTTCAAGGTCCAGGGTTCGGGTCTTCCGGGTTCAAGGCCGCGAGGCGACGGCTCCCGTCACCGCCGCGCCCCCGCGGGGTCGTGGATCCCGTGGGCCCGCAGCGTCTCGTCCCACAGTCCGCTCACCGACTCGCGCAGCGAGCGGACGGCGGTCCAGCCGAGGAGCCGGCGGGCGGGCTCGGGGTCGACCTGGACCCAGTCGTCGCCGGCGGTTCCCGTGGTGGCGGCGGGGAGTTCCCGCACCTCGGCGGGCACGCCGCTGACCTCCACGAGGAGGTCCACCAGCCAGCGCACCGCCACGGCCTCGCCGCGTCCGATCGGGACGACGAGCCCCGGTATCCGGGCGCGGGTGGCGGCCAGCACCGCTTCCGACACGTCGCGCACGTCGACGTAGTCCCGGTGGGCGCGCAGCTGGGACAGCTCCACGACCGCCGGGAGGGTGT
This genomic interval carries:
- the tmk gene encoding dTMP kinase, producing MTRAEQPTVVTSPSGALAADSRERAVRALLRIPSLRRLWSAQAAGGVGDALGLLVLLLLALQAAVTAGSFGGGYRGAAFAVAAVLGARLLATLLLGTVLLGPFNALLAPSGPLDRRWTMIGADAVRALLLAVAPVWIDFTESKALASLLVTAFLLGVAERVWTVAKDGVAPTLLPRPPLEGAAVRPVPDHGDALRRLTLRTSFVALPAAAAALVAVTLVSNLLGSGIDWFHQHQPALGSYLAAALFNASGVIVYFLALPAAREVTARSPLEGLRRPKRDQAPDKGRTGGIPVFVLSCAAVAGAVAAAFGVAVLQAYDLGGGPVAFGLLALALTGGPVLGIRSAGRVLPGFSRRRLLALSLAVTGVALLAAGLVPDATTVLLLILVAGVSAGVVANTGHALLDQEAEEERRPGVTEHLHAVVRVTVAPAAVVAPVLAALIGPHRAESGNFVFDHGGAAFTLMLIGALLLPVGALVLGKTDDRHGVPFHRDLLDAVRDGDPVEATAADGFFLVFDGGDGAGKSTQVQAIAEWIRSKGHEVVVTREPGATAIGKRLRAILLDVASAGLSDRAEALLYAADRAEHINAVVRPALERGAVVISDRYIDSSVAYQGAGRDLSPTEIARINRWATEGLVPHLTVLLDVSPETARERFTEAPDRLESEPAEFHERVRKGFLALAAADPARYLVVDAGQEPEAVTTVVRHRLDEVLPLSAQEIEAREAARRAAEAEARRKAEEEAARKAEEERLERERQERLAKLRAEEEERKRREAEEARRLEAERQAEEARQRAEEARRLADEERRRREAEDRARAAEQERLRKQAEEEARLRAEAEERRREKQRKAEEALLRAEAARTAGDGAAADGAAGDGVAAAEGASADGAPGIGAGARAAAGADEAPTVERSALRESGAEGAAGAGAAGKAADLTKRATASDAGSAAPRAGARAADAERTEQLRVPPVHRPDPRESLLMRDADETVTVQSPLVHRKDPHEADRAAGGEAVSGEAGAEDETAVLPTTGPAGAGKAKAVGGKGASGEAAAEDETAVLPTTGPAGAGKAKAVGGKGASGEAAAEDETAVLPTTGSTRSGKASVGAEDETAYLPPVRSDGPASAGAPEAAEDETTVLPPVPTLPPPVQRVTWGLRSGKNDADGAETAGPTDAGRAEDPVERVPDWLFRPEESAGTDRPGGAEGERTPADDADGMRTREMPRPGAEADAAGAAERARKARRRPEWAEGDREGDDAEAPTLADDLFGRRAGGSGDGPDGGASGAPGRRGGR
- a CDS encoding DNA polymerase III subunit delta', which translates into the protein MAVWDDLVGQDRVTEQLSAAARDADALVTAVEADRTAGQGEAPAEMSGSRMTHAWLFTGPPGSGRATAARAFAAALQCVSPDRALPGGAPGCGFCDGCHTTLVGTHADVEIVRTDLLSIGVKETRELVRRAQLSPAGGRWQVIVLEDADRLTEGAGNVLLKAVEEPAPRTVWLLCAPSLEDVLPTIRSRCRSLTLRTPSTAAVADVLVRRDGIEPELAARVARATQGHIGRARRLATDERARTRRAAVLRLPLRVDDVGGCLKAAQELIDAAAEDAKQVAEEVDAKETEELRAALGAAAGTGGRLPRGTAGAMKELQDRQKRRSTRTQRDSLDLALTELTGFYRDVLALQLGSRVELANADDRDTLQRIASASRPEHTLRRIEAIGACREALDRNVAPLLAVEAMTMALRAG